The following coding sequences lie in one Vespula pensylvanica isolate Volc-1 chromosome 7, ASM1446617v1, whole genome shotgun sequence genomic window:
- the LOC122630716 gene encoding uncharacterized protein LOC122630716 isoform X1, whose translation MNCKVMPLKNHSKISYRVKCVAVENERVFGDVFVTHRTRNIDYSPIGYPFSSIRKTKKRNLIEQRLEGPDFMELNKKLPIRRVSESVAPAIKRQIRRSKSVEGAPINRRFETIDVKNDNLHKSPKKYPAPLAIRDNKEEVRVCSLVDQLLLDIYGFPSGSRSESDSTASSSLRQHPQHQYLQKARLLLKSKTELQVSIKILYDHINHTGGLLVRQLRRKDYLIAKRDKQCDIITANLQAHSAKRIEDTKMRFSLTPQPGESGFQQWLDAMKMVARLPGGIPAEFRKRLWLTLAERHLEQRGVDWKQAEKVCFNEWSNPDDEELGIQIVKDLHRTGCSLFCGAAGRDNQAVLRRVLLGFARWNKSVGYCQGLNVLAALVLQVMDRAESSAVKVMIYLIEGVLPEGYFADNLRGLSVDMAVFRDLLRSRMPKLSKHLEILQSDAKDKATGSSYEPPLTNVFTMQWFLTLFCHCLPQDAVLRVWDLIFLEGDQVLLRTALAIWESLSDRIMTVTSADEFYSIMGVLTREMLEFTDTNNLIKNIVSLGPLHGVTGLREKHRYNITPWARKLSDDEDSDTEEDERLAVAAAMFSMAQRLKKGELLSEHISSTVGAIQAMAPGNDRERLALDISTLKQQYAKLRERQRQAHIILSAACARQSMVPPATSQAMNHLLVGKNALVSGKNRSLGLSTATTPSKTRPVVLHGPRVPSKKDRQQVVTLHWKDTKRQKHKFGETAAEATKCKEKSIESPEETTHELASPKSGVVDSDSDSTSTELCDEPDRCSDVDSEELTSASDNYYVMASEEEKSGRVEGSSTSGNSPVRSPRDATVVSPRDVIGEESLDLAETSSIAKITDQIRRLSAEDDNNTMVPQASLKGEIKKDDCVDKRALLEVGQAKSSKCQDGVDERKECLGSFDDRDYFKFNYGESMTGYAPMRDKKEESVERNDDEIGGTTTDLGSVTKAIALGAYDVGIAAGPSERNDIRAFLSKEPIVIDTNVTSKYESPSLLTSYDEKEERSDDRDKRFELTLDSYKIEGSLNSYKPIDFKSSDTREKLEFTNVSYGSARSPSVDAEETDFQVSLASYKSLKSSDTSDKAFETSLDTYESLKSPNRRDQRVEASLRSYESLINSAETSNKRFGISLDSYKSPRSPDATNEKRFGTLSLDSYRSFKSSDANEKRLESSLDSFKKSVQTPETNDKPFQTSSSTYKPGAKSPEPKDDGIVERSTKAYANVFGQSPRKDISLDVTSSAGSLLSGQSFYTSKTYVVGHLPISPIIVDQKVNNPSRAAYDIAGDPVAATDITVRNSDRSVERGKSSNVEGAKYHATDTTTRKRSPRTPDSSKSFSSGETMGPDSKASSLTVSPRTPVKSVSREFSADKSACSSISSDSKTLVLLSTTESDVARESPRLEGKKSSYERSSPSTPFSTDSLKYKSDSSPKLIVSSSSDSCSPSKMKSSERSFSSDLRSPISANSIKYTSNYGKRGQDNISDSSIDPSTAVSPFYPIAHPNRKTPSPYNVSRRRCSQDSAPDTSPEQRLSVSKDSGKCSSSARTNSDSGSSRIFESREENGISTKNSCLNVSERDRERNDRRVYEFGSNSIFYSNENEERSAKDNGGGGGGGGGGGGCGGDGDGGGGDDRSSEKDTVSQLPREQLNKHFMNLNFRHKDRSKFLERSSSSLDRRFADLKSSASTDELSASIVKKRSSDILEDMKHLEAKAFSDGPSESGILGKKNSYIWEDFKNLEARRQDNFSNSASSFSRHRLDVADVTEAYSLPPDARKSYVVRPKMSIDESIDSILKTVSRNKCNANDDGRGERRDEDEENDGRESKLGVWTKVKPRKRGNDGRRSSDRALKIIQENSAILQKILACQAKKRLPDLEEISKEITISPINEEISKIFSPILEKMGLNEHEINEELARINFKDFDDMTGTSVSEFDAKIHDELSKLSLIDETERANDLDVDEIVSQEYFDTREALIDRKINEELSKLLANYEEEPRLSVATLEKGSSSQNVSDTEGLDLTSISTNVFSYKSSNDSIETRSEQGSLQETSIQPERYPQYGQSALPYSSSSYVRDLSPKSDIDIYRELEKLDKISSAQVIPDTPLDVSPKILSPVAVAYVTNVSPYTSDVSTPIRYSPKTMPTFDASPLKASYDPYKSFDFKSDLSPRRVPNDPYTPRPYDDALDSNFEYFDRESTVCANSLYDVRPKSPILTKESLEFRVRYDNESPTRNLTDESFVLPSEAKQRAMRKSVLYFGDRSNEIVGTNESTAGNESRTLDAIASSFIDYSAESSNVLRRSYDPPSSPMINYIRDKNTEYDRALSGMVGNESNVGTYLRDYHPALSPNRRFDQPFPPVVNYLPSKLSPGIVDETKRPVSHPDFPEKITITSEYTEPPARGSSCYKKSSLSLANIGRSSKNGEDSLNVTPSPKGQFSPFPVKNTSKKPKDLALKLGLYSPKNSPSGPLRRS comes from the exons TCGAAGACACGAAGATGAGATTTAGCTTGACTCCTCAGCCGGGGGAAAGTGGATTTCAACAATGGCTGGACGCGATGAAGATGGTAGCGCGTTTGCCGGGTGGCATACCAGCGGaatttcgaaaaaga CTTTGGCTGACGCTGGCGGAACGTCATCTGGAGCAACGAGGCGTGGACTGGAAGCAGGCTGAGAAGGTTTGCTTCAACGAGTGGAGTAATCCCGACGACGAGGAGCTCGGTATACAAATCGTAAAG GATCTTCATAGAACGGGCTGCAGTCTGTTTTGCGGAGCAGCCGGACGCGACAATCAAGCCGTGCTACGTCGAGTATTGCTCGGCTTTGCACGATGGAACAAGTCGGTCGGTTATTGTCAAGGATTAAACGTACTGGCGGCTCTTGTGTTACAAGTCATGGATCGTGCGGAATCGTCGGCCGTGAAGGTGATGATTTATCTCATAGAAGGTGTCCTACCGGAAGGTTACTTCGCCGACAATCTTCGCGGGCTCTCCGTCGACATGGCCGTTTTCCGTGATCTTCTTCGTTCGAGGATGCCGAAATTGTCCAAGCACCTTGAGATTTTGCAAAGCGACGCGAAAGACAAGGCTACGG GTAGCAGCTACGAGCCACCTCTCACGAACGTCTTTACCATGCAATGGTTTCTCACGCTCTTTTGTCATTGCTTGCCGCAAGACGCGGTACTCCGCGTTTGGGATCTCATATTTCTCGAGGGCGACCAAGTGCTTCTGAGGACGGCTTTGGCCATTTGGGAGAGTCTTTCCGA CCGTATCATGACCGTGACGTCGGCGGACGAGTTTTACAGCATCATGGGCGTTCTCACGCGAGAGATGTTGGAATTTACGGATACGAATAATCTTATAAAG AACATCGTCAGTTTGGGACCATTGCACGGCGTGACGGGACTTAGAGAAAAGCATAGATATAATATCACACCGTGGGCTCGAAAATTAAGCGACGACGAGGACAGCGATACCGAGGAGGACGAAAGATTGGCCGTGGCCGCGGCTATGTTCAGTATGGCTCAGCGATTGAAGAAAGGTGAACTTTTGAGCG AGCACATTTCCTCGACGGTGGGAGCGATACAAGCGATGGCTCCTGGCAACGATCGAGAACGCCTCGCTTTGGACATCAGTACGTTGAAACAACAGTACGCTAAGCTTCGAGAACGACAACGGCAAGCTCATATCATACTCTCCG CCGCGTGTGCGAGACAATCGATGGTTCCTCCAGCCACTTCTCAGGCCATGAATCACCTGTTAGTCGGTAAGAATGCGCTGGTCAGTGGAAAGAATCGATCCCTCGGTTTGTCCACCGCTACGACCCCTTCCAAGACGAGACCCGTCGTTCTTCACGGTCCACGGGTGCCTAGTAAGAAGGACAGACAGCAGGTCGTCACTTTGCATTGGAAGGACACGAAGAGGCAGAAGCACAAATTCGGGGAGACAGCTGCCG AGGCTACGAAGTGCAAGGAGAAGTCGATAGAATCGCCGGAGGAGACGACGCACGAGCTAGCGTCACCGAAAAGCGGAGTCGTCGACAGCGACAGCGACAGCACCTCGACGGAGCTCTGCGACGAGCCCGATCGATGCAGTGACGTCGACAGCGAAGAGCTAACGTCAGCGTCTGACAATTATTACGTCATGGCTagcgaagaggagaaaagcGGGAGGGTCGAGGGTTCTTCGACCTCGGGCAATTCGCCCGTTCGTTCGCCGCGTGACGCGACGGTTGTTAGTCCCCGCGACGTCATCGGGGAAGAGAGTCTCGACTTGGCGGAGACCTCGTCGATAGCAAAGATCACCGATCAAATAAGAAGATTATCGGCCGAAGACGACAATAATACGATGGTTCCTCAAGCGTCCTTAAAGGGCGAAATCAAGAAAGACGATTGCGTCGATAAGAGAGCTTTGCTCGAGGTTGGCCAAGCGAAATCTTCAAAGTGTCAAGACGGAGTCGACGAGAGGAAGGAATGTTTAGGCTCGTTCGACGATCGGGATtactttaaatttaattacggCGAATCAATGACCGGTTACGCGCCGATGAGAGACAAGAAGGAGGAATCCGTCGAGaggaacgacgacgaaattGGAGGGACGACGACCGATCTCGGATCGGTGACGAAGGCGATCGCCCTTGGCGCTTACGACGTAGGAATCGCTGCTGGTCCGTCCGAGCGAAACGATATTCGCGCTTTCCTTTCCAAGGAACCGATCGTTATCGATACGAACGTTACTTCCAAGTACGAAAGCCCCTCGCTCCTTACATCTTACGACGAGAAGGAGGAACGTTCGGACGATAGGGACAAACGTTTCGAGTTGACTTTGGATTCTTACAAGATCGAAGGATCGTTGAATAGTTATAAACCCATAGATTTTAAATCGTCGGACACGAGGGAGAAACTCGAATTTACGAACGTTTCTTACGGATCCGCGCGTAGTCCGTCGGTAGACGCCGAAGAGACGGATTTTCAAGTTTCCTTGGCTTCTTACAAATCGTTGAAGTCGTCCGATACGAGCGACAAAGCTTTCGAGACGTCTTTGGACACGTACGAGTCGTTAAAATCGCCGAACAGAAGGGACCAACGCGTCGAGGCGTCTCTTCGTTCTTACGAATCCTTAATAAATTCGGCAGAGACGAGCAACAAACGATTCGGAATATCTTTGGATTCTTATAAATCTCCGAGGTCGCCGGACGCGACGAACGAAAAGCGTTTCGGGACGTTGTCTTTGGACTCTTACAGATCTTTCAAATCGTCGGACGCGAACGAGAAACGCCTCGAATCGTCTTTGGATTCCTTTAAAAAATCCGTGCAGACCCCGGAGACGAACGACAAACCGTTTCAGACATCGTCGAGTACCTACAAACCCGGAGCGAAATCGCCGGAGCCGAAGGACGATGGTATCGTCGAACGCTCCACGAAGGCTTACGCGAACGTTTTCGGCCAGAGTCCCAGAAAGGACATCTCGTTGGACGTTACGTCGTCGGCGGGTTCGCTTCTGTCCGGACAAAGCTTCTACACGTCGAAAACGTACGTCGTTGGCCACCTTCCGATCTCGCCGATAATCGTAGATCAGAAAGTGAATAATCCGAGCCGCGCCGCGTACGACATCGCCGGCGACCCCGTCGCCGCGACGGACATCACGGTTAGAAATTCGGATCGGTCGGTGGAAAGAGGAAAGTCGTCCAACGTGGAAGGCGCCAAGTATCACGCGACGgatacgacgacgaggaagaggagtcCTAGAACGCCGGACAGTTCGAAGTCGTTTAGCTCGGGCGAGACGATGGGTCCGGATTCGAAAGCCTCGAGTTTGACCGTCAGTCCGAGGACCCCGGTTAAGTCGGTCTCTCGAGAGTTCTCCGCGGACAAGTCCGCGTGTTCCTCGATAAGCTCGGACTCGAAAACCCTCGTGCTTCTGTCAACGACCGAGTCCGACGTAGCGAGGGAGAGTCCGAGATTGGAAGGGAAAAAGTCGTCCTACGAAAGGTCGAGCCCCTCGACGCCGTTCAGCACCGACTCGCTCAAGTACAAATCGGACTCGAGTCCTAAACTAATCGTAAGCAGCTCCAGCGACTCCTGCAGTCCGAGCAAAATGAAGTCTTCCGAGAGGTCCTTCAGTTCGGACCTTCGATCGCCTATAAGTGCCAATTCTATAAAATACACCTCGAACTACGGGAAACGAGGTCAAGATAATATTTCGGACTCGTCCATCGATCCGAGCACGGCCGTCTCGCCGTTTTATCCGATCGCCCATCCCAATCGAAAGACCCCGTCGCCGTACAACGTTTCCAGGCGTAGATGCAGCCAAGATAGCGCGCCTGACACCTCGCCGGAACAAAGATTATCCGTTTCCAAGGATTCGGGCAAGTGCTCGAGTAGCGCTCGTACGAACTCGGACTCCGGATCTTCAAGGATCTTCGAGAGCAGAGAGGAAAATGGAATATCGACGAAGAACTCGTGCTTGAACGTATCGGAAAGAGATCGGGAGAGAAACGATCGTCGAGTTTACGAATTCGGATCTAACTCGATTTTCTATAGCAACGAAAACGAGGAACGGTCCGCGAAGGATAACGGCGggggcggcggcggtggcggtggcggcggcggttGCGgtggcgacggcgacggcggcggcggcgacgaTCGCTCGTCCGAGAAAGACACGGTATCTCAGTTGCCTCGAGAACAATTGAACAAGCATTTCATGAATCTTAATTTCAGGCACAAGGACCGTTCGAAATTCTTGGAAAGAAGTTCCAGCAGTCTGGATCGAAGGTTCGCCGATTTGAAATCTTCGGCATCTACGGACGAGCTCTCAGCCtcgatcgtaaagaaaagatcgagtGACATATTGGAAGATATGAAGCATCTCGAGGCTAAGGCTTTCAGCGACGGACCCTCGGAAAGCGGTATACTCGGCAAGAAGAACAGTTACATATGGGAGGATTTCAAGAACCTCGAGGCCAGACGCCAGGACAATTTCAGCAATTCGGCAAGCAGCTTCTCGAGGCATCGCCTCGACGTCGCCGACGTTACCGAAGCGTACAGCCTGCCGCCGGACGCTAGAAAGTCCTACGTCGTGCGCCCAAAGATGAGCATAGACGAGAGTATCGATAGTATTTTAAAGACGGTCTCGCGTAACAAGTGCAACGCCAACGACGACGGCCGCGGGGAAAGGcgcgacgaggacgaggagaaCGACGGCAGAGAATCGAAATTGGGCGTTTGGACGAAGGTCAAGCCGAGGAAGAGGGGTAACGACGGTCGGAGGAGTAGCGACAGAGCCTTGAAGATAATCCAAGAGAACTCGGCGATCCTACAGAAGATCCTGGCGTGTCAAGCGAAGAAACGTCTACCCGATCTCGAGGAAATATCGAAGGAGATAACGATTAGCCCTATAAACGAGGAAATTTCCAAGATATTCAGTCCGATATTGGAGAAGATGGGATTGAACGAGCACGAGATAAACGAGGAGTTGGCACGGATCAATTTCAAGGATTTCGACGATATGACGGGAACGAGCGTCTCCGAGTTCGATGCGAAGATCCACGACGAATTGTCGAAGCTGTCCTTGATAGACGAGACCGAACGCGCGAACGATCTCGACGTGGACGAGATCGTATCTCAGGAATATTTCGACACGCGGGAGGCTCTGATAGATCGGAAGATTAACGAGGAACTGTCGAAGCTCTTGGCGAATTACGAGGAGGAACCGCGTTTGAGCGTGGCGACGTTGGAGAAGGGTTCCTCCAGTCAGAACGTCAGCGATACCGAGGGGCTCGACTTGACCAGCATCTCGACGAACGTCTTTTCGTACAAATCCTCGAACGACTCCATCGAGACGAGGAGCGAGCAAGGCTCCCTCCAGGAAACGTCGATTCAGCCGGAAAGATATCCTCAGTACGGTCAATCGGCTTTGCCTTACTCGTCGTCGAGCTACGTGCGAGATTTGTCGCCTAAAAGCGACATAGACATTTACAGGGAGCTCGAAAAGCTGGACAAGATATCCTCGGCTCAGGTGATACCCGACACGCCGTTGGACGTTTCACCGAAAATCTTGTCGCCGGTCGCGGTTGCCTACGTTACCAACGTTTCTCCTTACACCTCCGACGTATCGACCCCGATTCGATATTCACCGAAAACGATGCCGACGTTCGACGCTTCCCCGTTAAAGGCCTCTTACGATCCATACAAGAGCTTCGATTTTAAAAGCGATCTGTCGCCGAGGAGGGTGCCCAACGATCCGTACACGCCGCGTCCCTACGACGATGCGCTTGATTCGAATTTCGAGTACTTCGATCGCGAATCTACCGTCTGCGCGAACTCCCTCTACGACGTACGTCCGAAGAGTCCTATTTTAACGAAGGAATCTTTGGAATTTCGAGTGAGATACGACAACGAGTCACCGACGCGAAATCTCACCGACGAGTCCTTCGTTCTACCGAGCGAGGCCAAACAGAGGGCCATGCGGAAGAGCGTTTTGTATTTCGGCGATCGAAGTAACGAGATCGTCGGTACCAACGAGTCCACCGCCGGCAACGAATCGAGAACCCTCGATGCGATTGCCAGTTCCTTTATCGATTATTCCGCCGAAAGTTCCAACGTCTTACGTCGTAGCTACGATCCGCCATCCTCGcctatgataaattatattcgcgACAAGAATACCGAATACGACAGAGCTTTATCCGGCATGGTAGGAAACGAATCGAACGTTGGAACCTATTTGCGAGATTATCATCCTGCTCTTTCTCCAAATCGACGATTCGATCAACCCTTCCCTCCGGTCGTTAACTATCTTCCCTCGAAACTTTCTCCGGGCATCGTCGACGAAACCAAACGACCTGTCTCTCATCCTGACTTTCCAGAGAAAATAACGATCACCAGCGAGTACACCGAACCGCCTGCCAGAGGCTCCAGTTGTTACAAAAAATCCTCTTTGAGTTTGGCCAACATAGGACGATCGAGCAAAAACGGGGAGGATAGCCTGAACGTCACCCCAAGTCCGAAGGGTCAATTCAGTCCGTTTCCGGTGAAGAATACGTCGAAGAAGCCGAAAGACTTGGCTCTTAAGTTAGGCCTCTACTCGCCAAAAAATTCACCGAGCGGACCCTTGAGAAGATCGTAG